A genomic region of Desulfosarcina ovata subsp. ovata contains the following coding sequences:
- a CDS encoding HAD family hydrolase gives MKQHPKVVAFDCDGVMFDSRKANQAYYNHVLSHVGLPEMTPDQANYSHMQTVDAALAYMIPDEAARQAAHAFRKQMGYLPFLRLMEMEPGLVPLLEKLRPRYKTAVATNRTDTMARVLADNHIEHLFDLVVCAMDVRFPKPHPESLNKVVDHFGVRPEEVLYIGDSEVDETAAIAAGIAFVAYRNPDLKADHHIDRLAEIEAMLGLG, from the coding sequence GTGAAGCAGCATCCGAAAGTCGTCGCTTTTGATTGTGATGGGGTCATGTTCGATTCCCGCAAAGCCAATCAGGCATACTACAACCATGTGCTCAGTCATGTCGGTCTGCCGGAGATGACCCCCGATCAGGCCAATTACAGCCACATGCAGACCGTTGACGCCGCCCTGGCATACATGATTCCCGATGAGGCCGCCCGCCAGGCGGCGCATGCTTTTCGCAAACAGATGGGCTACCTGCCCTTTCTGCGGTTGATGGAGATGGAGCCGGGGCTGGTGCCCCTGCTGGAAAAATTACGCCCGCGCTACAAAACCGCCGTGGCCACCAACCGCACCGACACCATGGCCCGCGTATTGGCCGATAACCATATCGAGCATCTTTTCGACCTGGTGGTCTGTGCCATGGATGTCCGGTTTCCCAAACCGCACCCCGAATCCCTCAATAAGGTGGTTGACCACTTTGGTGTCCGACCGGAAGAGGTGCTCTATATCGGCGACTCCGAGGTGGATGAAACCGCCGCCATCGCCGCCGGGATCGCTTTTGTGGCTTACCGCAATCCGGATCTCAAGGCCGATCATCATATCGACCGGCTGGCGGAAATCGAGGCCATGCTCGGCTTGGGATAA
- a CDS encoding CooT family nickel-binding protein — translation MCDVNVFIMKNGAEEKIMENVDLIEEVADGMHLVNIFGEEQTLKAKMVQYNNSEKRMVFQPL, via the coding sequence ATGTGTGATGTCAATGTTTTCATAATGAAAAACGGCGCGGAAGAGAAAATCATGGAGAATGTGGATCTGATCGAAGAGGTGGCCGACGGGATGCACCTGGTCAACATTTTCGGGGAGGAGCAAACCCTGAAGGCCAAAATGGTCCAATACAACAACAGTGAGAAACGGATGGTCTTCCAGCCCCTGTAA
- a CDS encoding potassium channel family protein has product MGIRKRLFFAAASLVGTMLLGSTGYYFLFEGKSSYIDCLYMTVISLTTVGFGEVLGITGNVRAQIFTMLLITFGMGIILYCISTLTAMLIEGELTGMLRRRKMQNKINALTGHYIICGGGETGFPLASELITSKVKVVMIENDRAAVERIHQIKGLFHIDGDATEDANLIAAGIERAMGVAICLPSDNDNLYITMTARMLNPRVRIISRMTNSRLEAKLLKAGATSVVSPNTIGALRMASEMIRPAAIEFLDNFLRSERGGLRIHQIPVNTHSPLTGKSIMQSGLRDQFNLLLLGVQRKDGEFEFRPPSSFVLESGMTLIVMGDIDNINSAKDML; this is encoded by the coding sequence ATGGGAATCCGAAAACGGCTATTTTTTGCTGCCGCCAGCCTTGTCGGCACCATGCTGCTGGGCAGCACGGGTTACTATTTTCTCTTCGAAGGCAAGTCCAGCTACATCGACTGCCTGTACATGACGGTCATCTCACTCACCACGGTGGGATTCGGCGAGGTCCTGGGGATCACCGGCAACGTCCGCGCCCAGATCTTCACCATGCTGCTGATCACCTTTGGCATGGGAATTATCCTATACTGCATCAGTACCCTGACGGCCATGCTCATTGAAGGAGAGCTGACCGGTATGCTCAGGAGAAGGAAAATGCAAAACAAGATCAATGCGCTGACGGGCCACTACATTATCTGCGGCGGCGGCGAAACCGGTTTCCCCCTGGCATCCGAACTGATCACCAGCAAGGTCAAGGTGGTGATGATTGAAAATGACCGGGCCGCGGTGGAACGGATTCACCAGATCAAGGGGTTGTTTCATATTGACGGTGACGCCACCGAGGACGCCAATCTGATTGCCGCCGGAATCGAGCGGGCCATGGGCGTGGCCATCTGCCTGCCGTCAGACAACGACAACCTGTATATCACCATGACGGCCCGCATGCTCAATCCCAGGGTGCGAATTATCAGCCGCATGACCAACAGCCGGTTGGAAGCCAAACTGCTCAAGGCCGGCGCGACCTCGGTGGTCTCTCCCAACACCATCGGTGCGCTGCGCATGGCCTCGGAGATGATCCGGCCGGCAGCCATCGAATTCCTCGATAATTTCCTGAGAAGTGAACGTGGCGGACTGCGCATCCACCAGATTCCGGTCAACACCCACTCACCGCTCACCGGCAAATCGATCATGCAGTCCGGCCTGCGGGATCAATTCAACCTGCTGCTGCTGGGTGTGCAGCGCAAGGATGGCGAGTTTGAATTCCGGCCGCCCAGCTCATTCGTTCTTGAATCGGGAATGACGTTGATCGTCATGGGGGATATTGACAATATCAACAGCGCCAAGGATATGCTTTAA
- a CDS encoding SidJ-related pseudokinase, translating to MPPSHSIKKQAEAALTGVHFDFIAKYHAVTDLRRLARKEPGTLDRETITALEQLLRSDAFSRVRQSYFLFREAACVMCDMACAPGANGMRSRALVSLEGLLRQTRGSAHRGVAEALGSLPVNIHGPQPVGNRPSSTPPVAWRELFEAKALTPVGTPWYIGRSLVTPLSRENRLLVVKLAKKDDRVEDLQKEIQWMETLHRPDYAVDCRFHIPEPLRIRRQPVFRLARLPLAPPSTLTRHPGKLAIAFVAHRDYFVYPNHPRVDGPCAREMLARNAFLMGHLAARGIIHDAPIPLFHNRTQRMRRNDQGRYQWFRAGRLDQWLDSCAFPNLGLSGLRDFEHLESVGGESHLLYRQIGSHFLSLLLVAGSHFRCRDSSRKGLTETGTPVDTRDLFDPHLLKSMIGDIFGGYYSGFAGTAPPPDLPLDPDRLVARMIEEMGMDRYMTERLRRVDQQQMSDTQFHDFLRSKGVPDETVGQLKRAEKDILIASGPHLGDFNRQISLTELIEAVAAMSAVCVMGRFLAARH from the coding sequence ATGCCCCCATCGCATTCCATCAAAAAGCAGGCCGAAGCGGCGCTGACCGGTGTCCACTTCGATTTTATCGCGAAGTACCATGCGGTCACCGACCTGCGACGCCTGGCGCGAAAAGAACCGGGGACGCTTGACCGGGAGACCATCACCGCGCTGGAACAGCTCCTGCGATCGGATGCCTTCAGCCGGGTCCGGCAAAGCTACTTTCTCTTCCGGGAGGCCGCATGCGTCATGTGCGACATGGCCTGCGCACCGGGTGCAAACGGCATGCGATCCCGGGCCTTGGTCAGCCTCGAGGGCCTGCTCCGGCAAACCCGAGGGAGTGCCCACCGTGGTGTGGCCGAAGCCCTGGGCAGCCTGCCGGTAAACATTCACGGCCCGCAACCAGTGGGCAACCGGCCGTCATCGACCCCGCCCGTCGCCTGGCGGGAACTTTTCGAGGCCAAAGCGCTGACCCCGGTTGGAACGCCCTGGTACATCGGCCGCAGCCTGGTCACTCCGCTGTCCCGGGAAAACCGGCTGCTGGTGGTCAAACTGGCAAAAAAGGATGATCGGGTTGAAGACCTGCAAAAGGAGATCCAATGGATGGAAACGCTGCATCGGCCGGACTACGCGGTGGATTGCCGTTTCCACATTCCGGAACCACTGAGGATCCGCCGGCAGCCGGTGTTTCGTTTGGCTCGTCTCCCCCTGGCCCCTCCGAGCACGCTTACGCGGCATCCCGGGAAACTGGCCATCGCCTTCGTGGCCCATCGCGACTACTTTGTTTACCCCAACCATCCCCGGGTCGATGGCCCGTGTGCCCGGGAAATGCTTGCCCGCAATGCCTTTCTCATGGGCCACCTCGCTGCCCGGGGAATCATCCACGATGCACCGATCCCCCTGTTTCACAACCGTACCCAACGCATGCGCCGTAACGACCAGGGACGCTACCAGTGGTTCCGTGCCGGCCGCCTGGACCAGTGGCTGGATTCCTGCGCCTTTCCGAATCTGGGGTTGTCCGGGTTGCGCGATTTCGAGCACCTGGAATCCGTTGGTGGCGAAAGCCACCTCTTGTACCGTCAGATCGGCAGCCATTTTTTAAGTCTGCTGCTGGTGGCTGGCAGCCATTTCCGCTGCCGTGACAGTTCCAGAAAGGGCCTGACCGAAACAGGCACCCCCGTGGACACTCGGGATTTGTTCGATCCGCACCTGCTGAAATCGATGATTGGCGATATTTTCGGGGGGTACTACAGCGGATTTGCGGGGACGGCACCGCCGCCGGACCTGCCGCTGGATCCGGACCGGCTGGTCGCCCGCATGATCGAGGAGATGGGCATGGATCGATACATGACCGAACGGCTCCGCCGCGTTGACCAGCAGCAGATGAGCGACACGCAGTTCCATGATTTTTTAAGGTCCAAAGGGGTCCCGGATGAAACCGTTGGCCAGCTGAAACGCGCAGAGAAGGACATCCTGATTGCCAGCGGTCCCCATCTGGGTGATTTCAACCGCCAGATTTCCCTGACCGAACTCATCGAGGCCGTGGCGGCCATGTCCGCCGTCTGCGTGATGGGCCGTTTTTTGGCCGCCCGCCATTGA
- a CDS encoding DUF1573 domain-containing protein, translating into MNLRTFALASALIMLATIPAAVSASSQTADPPAAATPAERPGAVMADRHYKFEPVVDGTQVTHDFKVKNDGRAMLDIHQVKTGUGCSVASYPRQIPAGGEGTISIKVNTSGYGGRDLKKNIAVYTNDPDNRRITLTLTGSVLKFVRLNPAYARLVGPAGSHISKSITITREKAYPFRIVEAKARNGKDIAFALKELKATEGDGYLLTIENKKTAAGRYADTVILTTDSTIKPTISVPIYGQIKAAAPPAANPDPSKPQSSGS; encoded by the coding sequence ATGAACTTGCGAACGTTTGCGCTGGCCAGCGCATTGATAATGTTGGCCACGATTCCGGCGGCCGTTTCCGCATCCAGCCAGACCGCCGACCCGCCGGCAGCGGCGACCCCGGCGGAGCGTCCCGGCGCCGTGATGGCCGATCGACACTATAAATTTGAGCCGGTGGTGGATGGAACCCAGGTCACCCACGATTTCAAGGTCAAGAATGACGGCCGCGCCATGCTGGACATTCACCAGGTAAAAACCGGTTGAGGCTGCTCGGTCGCCTCCTACCCGAGGCAGATCCCCGCCGGTGGCGAGGGAACCATCAGCATCAAAGTCAACACCAGCGGTTACGGTGGCAGAGACCTTAAAAAGAATATAGCGGTTTACACCAACGATCCGGACAATCGGCGGATCACCCTGACCCTGACCGGATCCGTTCTCAAATTTGTCCGCTTGAATCCGGCTTACGCACGCTTGGTTGGCCCGGCCGGCAGCCATATCAGCAAGTCGATCACCATTACCCGCGAAAAGGCCTATCCGTTTCGCATTGTCGAGGCCAAGGCGCGTAACGGTAAGGACATCGCCTTTGCCCTGAAAGAACTCAAAGCCACCGAAGGGGACGGGTATCTGCTGACCATCGAGAACAAGAAAACCGCTGCCGGTCGCTATGCCGACACGGTGATCCTGACCACGGACAGCACCATCAAGCCCACCATCAGCGTGCCGATTTACGGGCAGATCAAGGCAGCGGCACCACCGGCGGCAAACCCGGATCCGTCCAAGCCGCAATCCAGCGGCAGTTAG
- the priA gene encoding primosomal protein N', translating to MTPVKQKPIRPHRPIVSVAVALPVMDCYSYTVPDHLLALIRTGKRVLVPFGSRTVTGYLIGSSSEPDSTTLKHILDVLDDAPLFSSAMVPFFQWIATYYMYPLGQVISTALPAGLNLTDIAVMTLCPPGMAALTSDAVSPLEKTVLTALTKRPMDFRQLKKDVGQRVPWALIHQMRQRGWLVVERQIKGGQVRRKTIRMVRLAEGVAESGKISPQRQAILDLLRQQGGLSVPDLSKRVPTAASLVRAMQKAGMVRIEDHPVYRDPFGDPIDPDRPPVLTDEQAEAVNRMTPLLGKGFRTVLLAGVTGSGKTEVYLQLARQAVDRGLHVLVLVPEIALISQTERRFRARFGETVAVLHSGLSRGERYDQWLRVARGEAGIAIGARSCIFAPFETVGLIIVDEEHDAAYKQDGGLSYNARDLAVVRARHQNALAVLGSATPSVQSWHNVAIGKYSTVGLTRRVNRQPLPVIQTVDLSQIRDERGIRRYITPLLQQEIQKTLDDGHQTLIFLNRRGFSVFPICAHCGQPLRCKNCDISLTLHKQANAYRCHYCGFSRPATSTCPACGSDKIKLLGTGTEKIQEAMVQLFPQARVARMDRDTMTRKGSVVKLLKDLKNRNIDILVGTQMVAKGHDFPGITLVGVVCADLTLNFPDFRAGERTFQLLAQVAGRAGRGKQPGKVILQTFNPDHFSITAAKHQDFVTFFNQEIGFRQALGYPPFTRMIAVRLSGRDPRQTGIHARALGSACQDLLHPEGPFHRQVQVMGPIEAPLARIANQHRWQMLIKSPDTARLHRFVNQLMLGPNALPTRRDVRVTIDVDPFSLM from the coding sequence GTGACCCCTGTCAAGCAAAAACCAATCCGTCCGCATCGACCGATTGTTTCCGTTGCCGTGGCCCTGCCGGTCATGGACTGTTACAGTTATACAGTTCCGGACCATCTTTTGGCGCTGATCCGCACGGGAAAACGGGTCCTGGTTCCCTTCGGCAGCCGCACGGTCACCGGCTATCTGATCGGATCCAGCTCAGAACCGGATTCCACCACGCTCAAGCACATCCTCGACGTTCTTGACGACGCACCGCTTTTTTCATCGGCGATGGTCCCGTTTTTCCAGTGGATTGCCACCTATTACATGTATCCCCTGGGCCAGGTGATCAGCACGGCGTTGCCGGCCGGCCTGAATCTGACCGATATCGCCGTCATGACCCTCTGTCCGCCGGGGATGGCCGCCCTCACCTCGGATGCCGTCTCCCCTCTGGAGAAAACGGTTCTGACGGCGCTAACAAAGCGGCCCATGGATTTCCGTCAACTGAAGAAAGATGTGGGGCAGCGCGTGCCATGGGCATTGATTCATCAGATGCGTCAGCGCGGATGGCTGGTGGTGGAACGCCAGATCAAGGGAGGACAGGTCCGCCGCAAAACGATCCGCATGGTCCGCCTTGCCGAAGGCGTTGCCGAGTCAGGAAAGATCTCTCCCCAACGCCAGGCGATTCTGGACCTCCTGCGGCAACAGGGGGGACTGAGTGTTCCGGATCTCAGCAAGCGGGTTCCCACCGCCGCGTCCCTGGTGCGGGCCATGCAAAAGGCCGGGATGGTCCGCATCGAGGATCATCCCGTTTACCGGGATCCTTTCGGAGATCCCATCGATCCGGATCGGCCGCCGGTGCTCACCGACGAGCAGGCCGAGGCGGTCAACCGGATGACACCGCTTCTGGGAAAAGGGTTTCGGACCGTTTTGCTGGCCGGCGTGACCGGCAGCGGCAAGACCGAAGTATACCTGCAGCTGGCCCGCCAGGCGGTTGACAGGGGGTTGCATGTCCTGGTGCTGGTTCCGGAAATTGCACTTATCTCCCAGACTGAACGCCGTTTCCGGGCCCGTTTCGGTGAGACCGTGGCCGTGCTGCACAGCGGACTGAGCCGGGGGGAGCGCTACGATCAGTGGTTGCGTGTGGCCAGGGGCGAGGCCGGCATCGCCATTGGTGCCCGATCCTGCATCTTCGCACCGTTTGAAACAGTGGGGCTGATCATTGTCGACGAGGAGCACGACGCCGCCTACAAACAGGATGGCGGCCTCAGTTACAACGCCAGGGATTTGGCCGTTGTCCGCGCGCGCCACCAGAACGCACTGGCCGTGCTGGGGTCGGCAACGCCGTCGGTGCAGTCGTGGCACAACGTGGCCATCGGTAAATATTCGACGGTCGGGCTGACCAGGCGGGTCAACCGTCAGCCGCTGCCGGTCATCCAGACCGTGGATCTTTCGCAGATCCGGGACGAACGCGGCATCCGCCGCTACATTACTCCCCTTTTGCAGCAGGAGATCCAGAAGACCCTGGACGACGGACACCAGACGCTGATTTTTCTCAACCGGCGGGGGTTTTCCGTCTTCCCCATCTGCGCCCATTGCGGCCAGCCGCTACGCTGTAAAAATTGCGATATCTCGCTGACCCTGCACAAACAGGCCAATGCGTACCGCTGCCACTACTGCGGCTTTTCCCGGCCGGCCACATCCACCTGCCCGGCCTGCGGCTCCGACAAAATCAAACTGCTTGGTACAGGCACCGAAAAAATTCAGGAGGCCATGGTCCAGCTTTTTCCCCAGGCGCGGGTCGCCCGCATGGACCGGGACACCATGACCCGCAAAGGATCCGTCGTGAAACTGCTCAAGGACCTGAAAAACCGCAACATCGACATCCTGGTGGGGACCCAGATGGTGGCCAAGGGGCACGATTTCCCGGGAATTACCCTGGTCGGCGTGGTGTGTGCCGACCTGACGCTCAATTTCCCGGATTTCCGCGCCGGCGAACGCACCTTTCAGCTGCTCGCCCAGGTGGCGGGGCGGGCCGGTCGCGGCAAGCAGCCGGGCAAGGTGATCCTGCAGACCTTCAACCCGGACCACTTCAGCATCACGGCCGCCAAGCACCAGGATTTCGTCACTTTTTTCAATCAGGAGATCGGTTTTCGCCAGGCCCTGGGCTACCCCCCGTTTACCCGTATGATCGCCGTGCGGCTGTCCGGCAGGGATCCCCGGCAAACTGGTATCCATGCGCGGGCATTGGGAAGCGCCTGCCAGGACCTGCTCCACCCCGAAGGCCCGTTTCACCGGCAGGTCCAGGTGATGGGGCCCATTGAAGCGCCCCTGGCCAGGATTGCCAACCAGCATCGCTGGCAGATGTTGATCAAAAGCCCGGACACCGCCCGCCTGCACCGATTCGTCAACCAACTGATGCTGGGTCCCAACGCGCTCCCCACCAGGCGCGATGTGCGGGTGACCATCGATGTGGACCCCTTTTCCCTGATGTAG
- a CDS encoding NAD(P)H-dependent oxidoreductase produces MTTDDWQEKRKDRRFPFSKKDAVYCVVLRAKSAGTTIALSTVDFSESGFQFAIIPNLKEDFFTGERLYLKAIVGTRNLTFKEPIELAIRWQRHDNESDAIRIGCEICRIATEAEKQFIEFIQAEVKFKGIRAQASPRGKTNAVGRTHPDAAPRIQADPSATDVVSIFGGDSATDDSAAVLGWVENELTSLGHRVERIDLFAKAIHGCSGCLRCQDNPNAPGCIQNDDIATILRRMLDAELIIYTSPIYFTGFSLPMKALMDRSFSLFRKSGGDLAHASFMEGKRQALIATAAGSFADDATPALAVFHRLGRYHKVRTAGSLLVCNCRDAERFEEEIRFQAKKFAHQLLDPAKKPHIIMIPGDA; encoded by the coding sequence ATGACAACAGACGATTGGCAGGAAAAACGAAAAGACAGGCGTTTTCCCTTTTCAAAAAAAGATGCGGTCTATTGTGTCGTGCTGCGAGCAAAATCGGCGGGAACGACCATCGCACTGTCCACTGTGGATTTTAGTGAGTCGGGGTTTCAGTTCGCCATTATCCCCAATCTGAAGGAAGATTTTTTTACCGGTGAGCGGCTCTATCTGAAAGCCATCGTCGGAACCCGTAACCTGACGTTCAAGGAGCCCATTGAACTGGCCATCCGATGGCAGCGTCACGACAATGAATCCGATGCGATCAGGATTGGATGTGAAATCTGTCGGATCGCCACCGAGGCGGAGAAACAGTTCATCGAATTTATCCAGGCCGAGGTAAAATTCAAAGGCATCCGGGCCCAGGCGTCACCGCGTGGAAAAACAAACGCGGTTGGCCGCACCCATCCCGATGCCGCCCCGCGAATCCAGGCCGATCCGTCGGCCACGGATGTGGTTTCCATTTTTGGCGGAGACAGCGCGACCGACGACTCGGCGGCCGTCCTGGGGTGGGTGGAAAATGAACTGACTTCGCTCGGACATCGGGTCGAACGGATCGACCTGTTTGCCAAAGCGATCCATGGCTGCAGCGGATGCCTGCGATGCCAGGACAATCCGAACGCACCCGGCTGCATCCAGAACGACGATATCGCGACAATCCTCAGGCGCATGCTTGACGCGGAATTGATCATCTATACCTCGCCAATCTATTTCACGGGTTTCAGCCTGCCGATGAAAGCATTAATGGACCGCTCGTTCTCCCTGTTCAGGAAAAGCGGCGGCGACCTCGCGCACGCCTCCTTTATGGAAGGCAAACGGCAAGCCTTGATCGCCACTGCCGCCGGATCGTTTGCCGATGATGCAACGCCGGCATTGGCCGTTTTTCATCGGCTGGGGCGTTATCACAAGGTGCGGACAGCAGGTTCGCTGTTGGTGTGCAACTGCCGTGACGCCGAACGGTTTGAGGAAGAGATCAGATTCCAGGCCAAGAAATTTGCCCATCAACTGTTGGACCCGGCGAAAAAGCCACACATCATCATGATACCGGGTGACGCGTAA
- a CDS encoding HD domain-containing protein encodes MADIIPDPETIITELYPRGSLTRKLLLQHGEQVAAKALAVLDRSAWLDADRTFVYQAAMLHDIGIGRTHCPSLGCTGPLPYVCHGVEGRTILNRLGLIRHAWVCERHVGTGITARQIKAQNIPLPLREMLPITVEERLICYADKFFSKSDSGRHEKSVDEIVSGLTRYGTDNALRFDRLHRFFTVEPAVSGRLAATGHQQEKAPC; translated from the coding sequence ATGGCTGACATCATACCGGATCCGGAAACCATTATCACGGAGCTTTACCCACGCGGAAGTTTGACCCGGAAGCTCTTGCTGCAGCACGGTGAGCAGGTGGCCGCCAAAGCCCTGGCCGTGCTCGATCGGTCAGCCTGGCTGGATGCGGACCGCACGTTCGTCTACCAGGCGGCCATGCTCCACGATATCGGTATCGGCCGTACCCACTGCCCCTCATTGGGCTGTACCGGCCCCCTGCCCTATGTCTGCCACGGCGTTGAGGGCCGGACGATTCTCAACCGCCTGGGGCTCATTCGACACGCATGGGTCTGCGAGCGTCATGTGGGCACGGGAATCACTGCCCGGCAGATCAAGGCGCAGAACATCCCCCTGCCGCTGCGGGAGATGCTTCCCATCACCGTGGAAGAACGCTTGATCTGCTATGCCGACAAGTTTTTCTCCAAGAGTGACAGTGGCCGGCATGAAAAGAGTGTCGATGAAATTGTCTCCGGACTGACGCGCTACGGGACGGACAACGCGCTGCGATTTGACCGCCTGCACCGCTTCTTTACCGTCGAACCGGCTGTTTCCGGCCGCCTCGCGGCAACCGGACACCAACAGGAAAAAGCACCATGCTGA
- the thiE gene encoding thiamine phosphate synthase: MLKPDALRRRLRFYFITDDQAEGFSALEQVRVAIEAGATMVQYRNKSFQLTDYATVEAICRYCQVRRVPFVVNDHPLLARAVGADGVHVGQDDTPPQLARRIMGPRAIVGVSVSSLAELERTELTDCDYIGTGPIFPTGTKPDAKTVQGLSGLQSMAARSPLPVVAIGGIGPGRARDCFAHGAAGVAVISCISRAANPIKAATAMADACNVSSV, from the coding sequence ATGCTGAAACCGGATGCGCTTCGCCGCCGACTGCGCTTTTATTTCATTACCGACGACCAGGCGGAGGGGTTCTCCGCCCTGGAGCAAGTGCGCGTGGCCATTGAGGCCGGGGCCACCATGGTCCAGTATCGCAACAAATCCTTTCAGCTGACGGACTATGCAACGGTCGAGGCCATTTGCCGGTATTGCCAGGTGCGGCGGGTGCCGTTTGTGGTCAACGATCACCCCCTTCTGGCCCGAGCCGTTGGCGCGGATGGCGTTCATGTGGGCCAGGACGATACACCGCCCCAGCTGGCCCGGCGGATTATGGGGCCCCGGGCCATCGTGGGGGTATCGGTTTCCTCCCTGGCCGAACTGGAGCGCACCGAACTGACCGATTGCGACTACATCGGCACCGGTCCGATCTTTCCTACCGGCACCAAACCCGACGCCAAAACGGTGCAGGGCCTGTCGGGTTTGCAAAGCATGGCGGCGCGGTCCCCCTTGCCCGTGGTCGCCATCGGCGGCATCGGGCCGGGTCGCGCACGGGACTGTTTTGCCCATGGGGCGGCCGGCGTGGCCGTGATCAGCTGCATCAGCCGCGCCGCCAATCCCATCAAAGCGGCAACGGCCATGGCCGACGCCTGCAACGTCTCATCGGTTTAA
- a CDS encoding cob(I)yrinic acid a,c-diamide adenosyltransferase, with product MKIYTTTGDRGKTSLFSGERVLKNNPRIVAYGDLDELNSVIGSVVAAIGQEHQPVKDELQGVQGLLLDAGAWLATTPGAASARFLKPFDDKPAKQLEAAIDRISDELPELKQFILPGGHLSAALAHVARTVCRRTERRVLDLVEGEGEDAGLTGTMQQILVFLNRLSDYLFLVARYCNHLHGCADTLWKA from the coding sequence ATGAAAATTTATACCACTACCGGCGATCGGGGAAAGACCAGCCTTTTCAGCGGCGAGCGGGTCCTGAAAAACAATCCCCGTATCGTTGCCTATGGTGACCTGGACGAACTCAATTCGGTGATCGGTTCCGTGGTCGCCGCCATCGGTCAGGAACACCAACCCGTCAAGGATGAGCTGCAGGGGGTGCAGGGTCTGCTTCTGGACGCCGGCGCCTGGCTGGCCACCACACCGGGCGCGGCCTCGGCCCGATTTCTGAAACCCTTTGACGACAAACCGGCCAAACAGCTTGAGGCGGCCATCGACCGAATCAGCGACGAACTTCCCGAACTGAAACAGTTCATCCTGCCCGGCGGGCATCTTTCCGCCGCACTGGCCCATGTGGCCCGCACCGTCTGCCGGCGCACCGAGCGGCGGGTCCTCGACCTCGTCGAGGGGGAAGGCGAAGATGCCGGTCTCACCGGAACCATGCAGCAGATCCTGGTGTTCCTCAATCGGCTTTCCGATTATCTCTTCTTGGTCGCCCGCTATTGCAATCACCTGCATGGGTGCGCGGACACGCTGTGGAAGGCGTAA
- the upp gene encoding uracil phosphoribosyltransferase, translated as MPVHLVKHPLIQHKIGLMRVHDISTKQFRELASEVAALLTYEATKDLETETITIKGWAGDVVVENIKGKKITVVPILRAGLGMMDGVLNLIPSARVSVVGLYRNEETLEPVRYYVKMTSNVQDRIALILDPMLATGGTLMATIDLLKEAGCTQIRGLFLVAAPEGLDRLTKDHPDVDVYVAAIDEKLNDIGYIIPGLGDAGDKIFGTK; from the coding sequence GTGCCCGTCCATCTCGTCAAACACCCACTGATTCAACATAAAATCGGCCTGATGCGCGTTCATGACATATCTACCAAACAATTCCGCGAGTTGGCCAGCGAGGTGGCCGCGCTGCTGACCTATGAGGCCACCAAGGACCTCGAGACGGAAACCATCACCATCAAGGGGTGGGCCGGCGATGTGGTGGTTGAAAACATCAAGGGGAAAAAAATCACGGTCGTACCGATTCTGCGTGCCGGCCTGGGCATGATGGACGGGGTGTTAAACCTGATTCCTTCGGCCAGGGTGAGTGTGGTAGGGCTCTATCGAAACGAAGAGACCCTGGAGCCGGTTCGCTATTACGTCAAGATGACCAGCAATGTGCAAGACCGGATCGCCCTGATTCTGGATCCCATGCTGGCCACCGGCGGAACCCTTATGGCCACCATCGATCTGTTGAAAGAGGCCGGCTGCACGCAGATCCGGGGGCTTTTTCTGGTTGCGGCCCCCGAAGGCCTCGACCGGCTGACCAAGGACCATCCCGACGTGGATGTATATGTTGCTGCAATAGATGAAAAACTTAATGATATCGGGTATATTATTCCTGGCCTGGGCGATGCCGGAGATAAAATTTTCGGTACCAAGTAA